The genome window AACTGACAGTAaccgaaaaattttaaaaaaaagaggaagaaaattattgaagaGATAAGCACCTtgaaggaatttttttaataggtTGCAACGTTCTTGCATCGAGGAGAAGAGTGTAAGATCGACAGCCGACCGCATAAACGCCGTCTTCTTGTACGGCCAAGCAAACGTTTTCTTGGCAAGCCGGcaattttctcgatattttttgtttaaacgTCTCAGCCGACCAGATATGTATGAAACTATTGAGCGATAGTGCAGCTATTTCTTTGTAAGCTTTGTTGAATGCGAGTGCCCGGACTTTTTGGGCGGAACGGCACTCTTTTACACAGACCGGTTGTATTAGCCTGGAAATCACGATATATTTCGTTTAATAATAGataaggaaaaatgaaaatgaaaaaattcaatggttTATGTAACTGAAGGTTTTTAAGATTACCTGTGATTTGGTACGTCAGCTTTGTCAGGCGCAGCGGCGAGATTGCTATCGATATGCCAAAGCGCAAGTTTCGTATCTCTTGATCCAGAAACAAGAAATTCGTCGTCGAGCCAACACATATCGAATACCCAGTCTCGGTGCGCCGTTTCACCGACGCATACCGGATCCAACGTGGGTAGTCTATATATAGCTATTTCGTTACTGTTTCTCGCACCCGTTGATAGTAATGTTCTGCAAACAGCAATATATCAGCATATGTTTACAATATATCAAATGTGTATGAAATACGTCCCAATGTTGAATAAGAATTACTTGGAATACACGTAAATACATCCACGACATAAAAATTCAGATTCTCAGACTCGTTAGGCTTTgggttgaataaaattgataatcTTATACAAATATTAGAAATTATTACCAAATTCAATTATGGAATGACATCAGAAATAAACTGCATGTGCAACATTTCAACATTGATAAAAGTACgcaaaaaaacacatttttatcTGAAATATCATATTCAAGTATGATAATTGATGATCTTACCTAGAAGGATTAATTTGTACGGAATGAATGCCGCACTGTTGTTCAGTGATGAGTCCGCCACTAGGATTTGTTTGTCTACCATGCAACGAAGGTATTTGATCCAATTTTTGGGTAGCTACGTCATAAACCATTAATTTATTGCACTTAGTGCCAAAGACAACTTGTCGATCGCTTAGCCATTGTGAACAAAACACTTTGTTCATATTGTTCAGCCCGACAGAATATTCTTTGAACAAATCGTGTGTAAGTATGTGCCTGGAGCCATATTCCTGATTGATTTTTCGCACTTCTCGGGTATTTGTTTCACGCGCACGCACATAATCTACAAAATTGAACGAAGTCCGAAGGTATTGCCTTCCTTCCATTATCGTCTCTTCTTCGTCATCACTCGACTCGTAGCATACAAAATCTTCCGGTTTGTCGGGTTTGCGATTCCTTTCATGACGCATGGCGACTctgaataataaattcaatttgTTAACCAACCgagacaaaatttttcagaaaagtaaatcaaataaatatataaatcaaTATAAATTGGGAAATGAATTTAATCACATATTAGTGGAATTGGAACTTTCATACCTTCTGGCTCTGCGTTCCTCCAAACGCAGGCCACTGGCACATGGAGGATGTCTCCCAAAGACGGTCATTCTTTGAGTCTCAGCCATTTTCTTTCCAGAgtagtttgatttttcaagtggAAATTTTAAGCAAGTTCTAACGATTTTGGATATTAAAATCTTCAAACTCTGAAATCTCGGAAGTGATGGTTCAATTTTGCAGTTTTACCATTCTAAgattttttgttactttttcgCTATTTCCTCGACCGTACTGCCAACAACATCTTATTGTTTTTCATAACAATACTGGTTTTGCacgattatatttttctcagCCGCTCCGAgtaaaagaattaaataacTGACGTATTTTCGAATTTACGTACAATTAATCCAGCATAATTATTTGGACTGAGAGTTCCCTGGAAACATGGGAGCCCCTATTTGACGTTTTTCACAGTACCCACCAGCCTTTATAGACGTATAGGTACACTTggcatgtatatatttatatttatatatacagagAAATTGATAGTTTAGCGCACACGTTCGTATACctacgtataaaaaaaaaacacgaatgaTTCGCGGGTCAATTTTTTCGGAAACCCGTTTTTGTGCTTGTTACTATTGCACGGAAACGC of Venturia canescens isolate UGA chromosome 6, ASM1945775v1, whole genome shotgun sequence contains these proteins:
- the DCAF12 gene encoding DDB1- and CUL4-associated factor 12; the protein is MAETQRMTVFGRHPPCASGLRLEERRARRVAMRHERNRKPDKPEDFVCYESSDDEEETIMEGRQYLRTSFNFVDYVRARETNTREVRKINQEYGSRHILTHDLFKEYSVGLNNMNKVFCSQWLSDRQVVFGTKCNKLMVYDVATQKLDQIPSLHGRQTNPSGGLITEQQCGIHSVQINPSRTLLSTGARNSNEIAIYRLPTLDPVCVGETAHRDWVFDMCWLDDEFLVSGSRDTKLALWHIDSNLAAAPDKADVPNHRLIQPVCVKECRSAQKVRALAFNKAYKEIAALSLNSFIHIWSAETFKQKISRKLPACQENVCLAVQEDGVYAVGCRSYTLLLDARTLQPIKKIPSRYSGCGIRSASFQGSVLTIGTGLGMLMFYDVRAQKYLESSINSNRTVVLKASKGYVFPDEEYIDGFQNVKYTPAIYTHCYDASGTRLFTAGGPLPVNLYGNYAGLWQ